The Andrena cerasifolii isolate SP2316 chromosome 14, iyAndCera1_principal, whole genome shotgun sequence genome contains a region encoding:
- the Gyg gene encoding glycogenin 1 isoform X4, giving the protein MGGYAWVTLATNDAYSLGALVLAHSLRRVDTVHELAVLVTPGVTETMREKLSAVFSVVMEVNVLDSKDEANLALLARPELGITFTKLHCWRLTQYEKCVFLDADTLVVRNCDELFEREELSAAPDVGWPDCFNSGVFVYKPCQQTFASITSFAAAKGSFDGGDQGLLNMYFSDWARKDISKHLPFIYNMCSTATYSYLPAFKQFGEDVRIIHFIGITKPWLQYFDTLTGIVQPPMGSAHLQPLLQLWWNIFCEKVHPHLSPVMATSTLAPIWHEFSPMPYQSPAPKPPVYTDIQDNTQSDIYSETPDFSEFKDPWENYCIQNDPVINKKEDNNETEQYYSTIDRSSPITVLRNEFNSVKLAQQAHYESPLEHNRESFQQQQYNEYRAPAVQSNKFVNENKQQNSFFHSENTPSTIGHSNYWGNQHITESYVHSAQNHHSSESQHQHQHVNHQHSCNDSNASLSEGTKQHQHVEHRPAYQHSSNDSHKSLPEQVREHQHVEYQYIYQDSSNNNNDKPWSEQAKQHQHGEPHADYQHNQHHVHDYQHNQHHVPDYQHNQHHVHDYQHNQHHVPDYQHNQHHVHDYQHNQHHVHDYQHNQHHAHDYQHNQQHVHDDVNKQQPPQHHEQENHIVHSNEQTNFVYRNHESLNDKFRHEQAAETAVAHQNDYSIKESGERGENINITDERTHTQISTSPHPVSKPCTDTHNVATQSDPHVTEDSSNAGLAGALAQMTLGEPRSAAQVALEEHMRKQSWEQGQIDYMGRDSFDNIWKKICETLALAPPRLPSPPKETEKPAKTATDETAEPTESIESAEPTQVTQPIEAADEVDKGTGTEDSN; this is encoded by the exons ATGGGTG GATACGCCTGGGTTACACTGGCTACCAACGATGCCTACTCCTTGGGCGCTTTAGTTCTGGCACACTCTCTACGTCGAGTTGACACCGTACACGAACTAGCCGTCTTAGTTACTCCCGGAGTAACGGAAACGATGAG GGAGAAACTGTCAGCCGTCTTTTCCGTTGTTATGGAAGTAAACGTACTCGATTCGAAAGACGAAGCTAATTTGGCACTTTTAGCTAGACCAGAACTGGGTATTACATTTACCAAGCTGCACTGTTGGAGACTGACTCAGTATGAGAAATGTGTATTCCTTGATGCGGATACACTT GTTGTCAGAAACTGTGATGAATTATTCGAACGAGAGGAACTCTCCGCTGCTCCTGACGTGGGCTGGCCCGACTGTTTCAATTCTGGGGTATTCGTGTATAAACCGTGTCAACAAACTTTCGCTTCTATTACCTCGTTCGCTGCTGCCAAAGGTTCGTTCGATGGCGGCGATCAAGGTTTATTGAACATGTACTTCAGCGACTGGGCCCGAAAAGACATTTCCAAGCATCTGCCGTTCATCTACAATATGTGCTCTACGGCTACATATTCCTACCTTCCTGCGTTCAAACA ATTCGGAGAGGATGTTAGGATAATACATTTCATTGGTATTACAAAACCGTGGTTACAGTACTTCGATACTTTAACTGGTATTGTCCAACCGCCGATGGGTTCTGCACACTTGCAACCGCTGCTACAGTTATGGTGGAACATATTCTGCGAGAAAGTTCACCCTCACTTATCACCTGTTATG GCCACCAGCACATTGGCACCAATTTGGCACGAATTTTCTCCTATGCCTTATCAATCCCCTGCTCCAAAACCTCCCGTTTACACAGACATACAAGACAATACACAAAGCGACATTTATTCAGAGACACCAGATTTCTCAGAGTTTAAAGATCCATGGGAAAACTATTGTATACAGAATGATCCAGTTATCAATAAAAAAGAAGACAATAATGAAACTGAACAGTATTATTCCACGATTGACAGATCTTCACCCATAACTGTGTTACGCAATGAATTTAATTCTGTAAAGTTGGCTCAACAGGCTCATTACGAATCCCCGCTAGAACATAATAGAGAATCATTCCAGCAGCAACAGTACAACGAATACCGTGCTCCTGCCGTGCAATCTAATAAATTCGTTAATGAAAATAAGCAACAGAATTCGTTTTTTCACTCCGAGAACACGCCCAGCACAATAGGTCACTCTAATTACTGGGGGAATCAGCACATTACAGAGAGCTATGTACATAGTGCACAGAATCATCATTCCAGTGAATCTCAGCACCAACATCAGCATGTTAACCACCAACATTCTTGCAATGATAGTAACGCATCTTTATCTGAAGGAACAAAGCAGCATCAACATGTTGAGCATCGTCCTGCTTATCAGCATTCTAGCAATGATAGTCATAAGTCATTGCCAGAACAAGTAAGAGAGCATCAACATGTTGAGTATCAATATATATACCAAGATtcttctaataataataatgacaaaCCATGGTCAGAACAAGCGAAACAGCATCAGCACGGTGAGCCTCATGCTGATTATCAACATAATCAGCACCACGTGCATGATTATCAACATAACCAGCACCATGTGCCTGATTATCAACATAATCAGCACCACGTGCATGATTATCAACATAACCAGCACCACGTGCCTGATTATCAACATAATCAGCACCACGTGCATGATTATCAACATAATCAGCACCACGTGCATGATTATCAACATAATCAGCACCACGCGCATGATTATCAACATAATCAGCAACACGTGCATGATGACGTAAACAAGCAACAACCCCCTCAACATCACGAGCAAGAGAATCACATTGTTCATTCGAATGAGCAAACTAATTTTGTATATAGAAACCATGAATCCTTAAATGACAAGTTTCGCCACGAACAAGCTGCAGAAACTGCTGTAGCTCATCAGAACGATTATTCTATTAAAGAGAGTGGTGAACGAGGTGAAAATATAAACATTACAGACGAACGGACTCATACACAGATATCTACTAGCCCTCATCCTGTTTCCAAACCTTGTACAGATACCCACAATGTAGCAACGCAATCTGACCCACATGTAACGGAAGACAGTTCAAAT GCTGGTCTTGCCGGTGCCTTGGCTCAAATGACATTGGGTGAACCCAGAAGTGCTGCGCAAGTTGCACTAGAAGAACACATGCGAAAGCAGAGTTGGGAACAAGGACAGATTGATTACATGGGCCGCGATAGCTTTGACAATATCTGGAAGAAAATCTGCGAAACGCTTGCTCTCGCACCGCCGCGATTACCGTCTCCTCCTAAG GAAACAGAAAAGCCTGCGAAAACTGCGACCGATGAGACTGCTGAACCTACTGAATCTATTGAATCTGCCGAACCCACTCAAGTTACTCAACCGATCGAAGCTGCGGACGAGGTGGATAAAGGAACTG GAACAGAGGACAGCAACTAA